In Solanum pennellii chromosome 7, SPENNV200, the following are encoded in one genomic region:
- the LOC107024007 gene encoding homogentisate phytyltransferase 1, chloroplastic, producing MESLLIGSFHRPSIPVPAEFSPLKTSSHAIVRVLKCKAWKRPKKHYSSSMKLQRQYITQEHVGGSDLSTIAADKKLKRRFLVHASSEHPLESQPSKSPWDSVNDAVDAFYRFSRPHTIIGTALSIISVSLLAVEKFSDFSPLFFTGVLEAIVAALFMNIYIVGLNQLSDIEIDKVNKPYLPLASGEYSVQTGVIVVSSFAILSFWLGWIVGSWPLFWALFISFVLGTAYSINLPLLRWKRFAVVAAMCIFAVRAVIVQIAFYLHIQTYVYRRTAVLSRPLIFATAFMSFFSVVIALFKDIPDIVGDKIFGIQSFTVRLGQERVFWICIGLLEMAYLVAIVVGAASSNTWSKYFTILGHSALALLLWTRAKSVDFSSKAAITSFYMFIWKLFYAEYLLIPLVR from the exons atGGAATCTTTGCTTATTGGGTCCTTTCATAGACCATCAATTCCAGTTCCTGCTGAGTTTTCTCCACTCAAAACCA GTTCACATGCAATAGTACGGGTTTTGAAATGTAAAGCATGGAAGAGACCAAAAAAGCACTATTCCTCTTCAATGAAGTTGCAGCGGCAGTATATCACGCAAGAGCATGTTGGAGGAAGTGATCTAAGCACTATTGCTGCTGATAAAAAACTTAAACGGAGGTTTTTGGTGCACGCATCATCTGAACACCCTCTTGAATCTCAACCTTCTAAAAGTCCTTGGGACTCAGTGAATGATGCCGTAGATGCTTTCTACAGGTTCTCGCGGCCCCATACCATAATAGGAACA GCATTGAGCATAATTTCAGTTTCTCTCCTTGCAGTTGAGAAGTTCTCTGAtttttctccattatttttcACTGGGGTGTTAGAG GCCATTGTTGCTGCCCTATTCATGAACATTTACATAGTTGGTTTAAACCAGTTGTCTGACATCGAAATAGACAAG GTAAACAAGCCATATCTTCCATTGGCATCAGGGGAATACTCTGTACAAACTGGAGTGATTGTTGTGTCGTCTTTTGCCATTTTG AGTTTTTGGCTTGGATGGATCGTTGGTTCCTGGCCTTTATTTTGGGCTCTTTTCATCAGTTTTGTACTGGGAACTGCCTATTCAATAAAT TTACCACTTTTGAGATGGAAGAGATTTGCTGTGGTTGCTGCAATGTGCATCTTTGCTGTACGAGCGGTGATAGTTCAGATAGCTTTTTATTTGCATATTCAG ACTTATGTATATAGAAGAACAGCTGTCCTTTCAAGACCTTTAATATTTGCAACAGCATTTATGAGTTTTTTCTCAGTTGTTATAGCATTATTCAAG GACATACCTGATATTGTTGGTGACAAGATCTTTGGAATTCAATCTTTTACTGTCCGCTTGGGTCAAGAGAGG GTCTTTTGGATTTGTATTGGTCTACTTGAAATGGCTTATCTTGTTGCCATCGTAGTGGGTGCAGCATCTTCCAACACCTGGAGCAAATATTTTACT ATTCTGGGTCATTCTGCTTTGGCTCTTTTACTTTGGACTCGTGCCAAATCAGTCGACTTCAGTAGTAAAGCAGCAATAACATCCTTTTACATGTTCATATGGAAG CTTTTTTATGCAGAGTATCTGCTCATACCGCTCGTGAGGTGA